Genomic window (Sediminispirochaeta smaragdinae DSM 11293):
GGATATCTCCTTTACCCTGCATAAAGGCGAAATCGTCGTATTTACCGGTCTGCAGGGGTCGGGTACCGAGGAACTGGCCACCGCTTTATTCGGTGCGACGCCCCTGGAATCCGGCAGGGTGGAGACAAAAGACGGATTGCTTACGATGAAAAATATCAGAGATATCATGCAAAGTGGCATAGGCATGATTCCCCGAAACCGGAAAGAACGGGGCATCTTACCTGATATGAGCATTCGTAACAACAATTCACTTGCCTATTTTGCAGCCAAACACAGGGGATTGTTTGTTCACCGTAAGGAAGAGGTCGATCGGTTTGAAAAGAACCGAAAACGGCTGGATATCAAAGTCGCCAATGCTATGAATCCGATCACCTCGCTTTCCGGGGGAAATCAGCAGAAAGTGATCGTAAGCCGTTGGCTGGAGATTGATGCTGATGTCTATATTATGGATAACCCGACTCAGGGTATTGATGTGGGAGCAAAATACGCTATCTACAAGCTGGTCATAGAACTTGCTTCCCAGGGCAAGGCTATTTTGTTTTTTACCAATGAATATCCTGAAATCCATCATCTGGCGGACCGTTGTTTCGTTCTTTATAAGGGAGAAATGGCCGCGGAGTTGAGTAAAGAGGAAATTTCGGAAGTTGCCATTATGGAATATTCGACAGGTACACACATGGAGGCACACGGGTGAAAGGTTTACCGTTGAACACAATTCAGGGAAAAGATTTCCTGAAAAATCTGACAGCAAACTACAGTCACTGGCTGAGTTTCATTATTTTGTTGATCGTTGCCATTGTTGTCAGCCCTTCCTTTCTTGCCTGGAACAATATCGCCAACCTGTTTGTTCAGGGCGCGGTAATCGGTATATGTGCAATGGGCATGAGCCTTGTTATCTCGGCAGGGATGATAGACCTTTCTGTTGGGTCGATAGTCGCTTTGATCAGTGGCTTCGGCGTTTCGGTTCTGAATAATACGCATAGCATTGTTCTGACGTTGCTCTTTTGCATAGGATCGGGAGTCATTCTCGGTTTAGTGAACGGCCTCTTGGTAACCAAAGGCAGAATTGCTCCGTTTATCGTAACCCTGGCAACCATGTCGGCCTGGCGATCGGTTATCAATCAGATGGGGCAGGGTGGGCCCTTTACGGTAGACAATCAGATGTACGCTCCCTTTCGGAATATTGCAGCCGGTCGTTTCTTTGGAATTCCGCATCTCATGATTTTCTTCATCATCATTTCTTTCATCACCGCAATGCTCATGTCGAAGACAAAATTCGGGACCTATGTGTATGCGGTGGGCTCTAACCAGCAGGCCGCACGGTTATCCGGTATCAATGTCGACAGAATCAAGATGTTTATATTCACCTATGCCGGAACACTGTACGGCCTGTCCGCTTTTTTACTGGCCAGCCGTTTAACATCCATCCAGGCGGCAAGCGCCGGTTCAGGGTATGAAATGGATGCTATTGCCGCGGTAGCCATCGGAGGAACCTCCATGGAGGGGGGGAAAGGTAAGATCATCGGTACCTTCCTGGGAGTTCTCATGCTTAGAATCATAAACACCGTTTTGATCATGGCCAATGTGCCTCCGTTCCTCAACGGTCTGGTAACCGGAATCATTATCATTGTGGCTGTTTTGGCACAGAGCACGAAGAAAGGAAGATAGGAGTAATGCTATGAATATTGGTATTGTGGGAGCCGGCGCTATGGCGGCCTATCATGTTAAGGGCTTCAAACGTGCAGGTGCTTCTGTCCTGGCGGTTGCAGATTTTAATAAAGAAAAGGCGGAAAGCTTTGGCAGGGAATTCGGAATCAAAAAAACCTGCAAGACCCTGGAAGAGATGCTTCAGACTTTTCCTGAACTGGACGCTGTATCCATTGCCACTCCCAATAAATTTCATGCATCCCTGGCAATTGAAGCCTTGGAAAAGGGAAAGCACGTATACTGTGAGAAACCCCCTGCCAGAAATGCAAAGGAACTGCAGGGGATGATTCATGCAGCAGAGAATGCCAAAAAGATTCTGATGTTCGGATTCAATAACCGTGCCCGTCCCGAGGCGCAGGCCATGGCAACCTATATCAGGGAAGGGGTAACGGGGCGCATCAATTCGGCTCAGGCTACCTGGATCAGGCGAGCCGGTATTCCCGGATTCGGCGGGTGGTTTACCGATAAGGAACTTGCCGGGGGAGGTGCGGTCATCGATCTTCTGCATATGATCGATTTGGCCCTCTACTTCATGGGGCACCCCGAACCCCGTCAGGTTTTGGCCGTTACCTTTAATGATTTTATGGGGAATCCCCACTTTAAAGGCCCCTGGGGCGTTGCCGACGGAACAGGTAAGATGAATGTTGAAACGGCTTGTCATGCTATGGTTACGTTTCAGGATGGACGGTGCCTTTTGATCCGAAATTCCTGGGCCGAGATGAACGAACGGGAAGAGGTTTCCGTCACGTTTCAGGGGGCTAAGGCCGGGGGAGTGGTGGAAGGCCTCTTTGGCAGAGATGGATATGATGAAACCATCATGTACAGAAATTGCCTTTTTACCGAGGAATTCGGCCGCCAGGTTAATCGTGAAATCATCACGGAACGGGATGAAACAATGGGGAGAATTGCAAATGCCGAGAACTTCGTACAAGGTATTACTGGCGAAGCAGATGTATTGAACACTCCCTCTGAAGCACTTGTGTTGATGCGTATCATTGATGCCATCTATGAATCGGCTCGTACCTCACGGTGTATTTCCCTGTAAATAGGAGCGAATATGAAACGACTGATAACATTGGCCTCCGGGCAATTTGGTGATCTGGGACTTGAAGAGCTCTGTGCTCTTGCCCAAAAGATGGGATATGACGGGCTTGAGCTTGCCACACATGCACATTTTGATGTGCAGAAGGCTTTGCATGATGAAAGCTATATCCCTTATGTACAGCAAACTTTGGCAAAATACGGTCTTGCATGTCGGGCCATCAGTGCTCATCTTACGGGGCAGTGTGTCTGTGACCTCTGGGATGAGCGGCTGGATAACTTTGCCCCTTCCAGGCTGGCGGGACAGCCCGAGGCAATCAGGGCCTGGGCCATTGAGGAGATGAAGGACACGGCCCGTGCCGCTCAGGCCTTTGGGGTTGATGTTGTCAATGGATTTACCGGTTCACCGATCTGGGCCCGGTGGTACTCCTATCCCCAGACCTCGGCCCAGATGATTGACGATGGGTTTAAGCTTGTCTATGACCTCTGGACCCCTATTTTTGATGTATTTGATGCCTGCGGGGTTACATTCGCCTTGGAGGTCCATCCGACGGAGATCGCCTTCGACTATTATACGACAGAAAGATTGCTCGAACTTTTTGAATACCGGCCGACTCTCGGGCTGAATTATGATCCGAGCCATCTGCTGTGGCAGGGCGTTGATGAGGTTGGATTTGTCAGGGACTTTGCGCAGCGAGTCTATCATGTTCATATGAAAGACGTAAAGATGCAGAAAAACGACCGGGCAGGCATTCTCGGCTCCTTTCTCCCCTTTGGGGATACAAGGCGGGCATGGGATTTTGTCTCCATTGGCCATGGAGATGTCGATTTTGATGGTATCATTAGGGAACTTAACCGGGCCGGGTATACGGGGCCTCTCTCTGTTGAATGGGAGGATTCTGGTATGGACCGCGAAACCGGCGCGACAGAGAGTTGTGCCTATATAAAGCGAATGAATTTCTCCCCTTCATCCATTGCTTTTGACAGTGCTTTGAAAAACGAGTGATATCCTTCCTTTTTCCCGGGAGGGGCTTCTTTGGACTTGTCTGTGCAAAAGATTGACTTCTCCACACATTAGACGTATCACGTATTAATGATACGTCTAATGGAGAAGAAAATTGAAAGTTTTATATCGGTATTAGTAACTACATATTATTATCAAAAGTGTTGAACAAGAATATCACTGATGAATTTTTAAATGACTGTTTACACTTATTCTCTTTTACAGACTTCTTGAATGGGCATACTCCATTATGTGTGTATCAAAAGATATTACTGGACAGTGCTGCTTAAATCCAATTAAGATAAGCAGAATCCCATTCAAAGAATTGAGTCCGGCTCATGTAAAGGATGATAAATGTTTTTAACTAAACCGGTAAATAAATTAGCAAAAAGCCCTAATATAAGAATAATATATCTAGATATACTAAAAATTTTCTCTGCCTTTGCAGTAATTATGATACATATTTTTGCTCCTGCTCTTAATTTCTATACTAATAGACTTTCTGATCTTGAAGTAGCGATTTGTGAAATTATTAGATACTTCTTTTCTTGGTCTGTGCCCTGCTTTGTAATGATAACAGGAGCATTATTATTGAATCAGGAAAAAGAGCTATCTTATAAAAAATTATTCACGCGGTATATACCGCGTATAATTTATGCTTTGTTAGTGTTTGGTATTCCATATGCCTGGTTAGAAATCCTTTATGATGAAAAGATATTTGCTATAGAACAAATAGGACAGGTTTTCATGAATATCCTAACAGGTAACTTATGGGATCATATGTGGTATTTGTATATGCTTATTGGTTTATATTTAATATTACCAATAATCAAACTCTTCGTGAAAATGGCAGATGAAAAAAGTTTAAGTATTAGCATCGTTGTGCTTTTTATCTTTAATAGTATAGTTCCATGGTTCCAACATCGAACAAATATAGCTATTGGAATACAATTTCCTATTTCATCAATTTATATTTTTTATTTGCTATGTGGGTATTTATTTTCGAAAAAGGATATCAGGAATATAATATTACCACTGATACTAATCATTATACCGCTCATTATTGATATTCTTATCGCTTTTGATATAATAAGATGGCTAGATTATTCTAACGATTTTAATTATAGTTCGCCGTTAATAGTTTGTATGTCGATAGGTTTCTTTCTTTTGGTAAAACAGTATAAAAAGCAAATACCAATAGTAGAAAACCTTTCTCGTCTGTGTTTTTGTATATATCTTATTCATCCATTGTTCATAAATATAATGTATAAGTTATTAAGATTTAATCCCAATTACTATCCCGTAGGTATTATTATGCCAATTTTAATGATAACAGTTACATCATTATCTTTAGTCTGTAGTTATATACTGTACAAAATTCATTTTTTAAGAAAATATGTTTTATGAGGCTACCTGTTGTCACCGTTTCAGTCATCGTTACCGTATACAATACCGCGCCCTATCTTGAGCGCTGCCTCGACTCTCTGCTTGCACAGAGCCTTGAGGATCTGGAGATCATCGTCATAGACGATGCATCTACCGATGGGAGCCGTGACATTGCCGAGCGGTATGCCGAAATTGATACGCGCATCCATTGTATTCCGCTTTCCGAGAACACCCCGGGTGGTACAGGGATTCCGTCGAATATCGGCATTCGCCAGGCCCGGGGCCGCTACGTGGGGTTTACCGACGGCGACGACTGGGTTGAGCCTGAGCTTTTTGAAACCCTCTACCGGGCGGCAGAGGAGAATGAGGCGGACTTTTCCCTTTGTGATTTCTATACCGCACCGGAGGGATGTGAGCCCATTGCCGCCTACGACCGTCATCACTGGAGCGGCCTTGCCCTGTCGGCTCCCATCGACCTTGATGAGGAGAGCCGCAGGGCACTTCTTCTCCTCTCGCCCGTCCCCTGGCGTAAGCTCTATCGTCGGAATTTTCTTCTCAGTCAGCAGCTCTTCTTCCCCGAAGGGGAGTTTTTTTTTGAGGACACCCCCTTTCACTTCTTTACCGTCCTGGCTGCCCGCCGGGTTATCCTTATCGACAAGCCCCTTTACTACCATCGCCTCTTTCGGACAGGCCAATCCATGGAAGGGGGAGGTACCAAATTCCTCGCCTTCATCGCTCATTTCGGTTTTATGGCCGATTTCATCACTTCCCGTGGTCTCTGGGACCAACATGGGATAGACTTCATTATCATGATGCTGAATAATGCCTACTGGGTCTGGGACCGGCTTGGCCGCAAGGAACGAAAGGCCTTTTTCCTCGATTGTAACCGCCTGCTGCATGCCCATCCCTCTGAGAAAAAGCGCCGGAAACGATTCCTCCGAAGAGACCAAAGGATTGCATTTTACATTGTTTACAAAAATATGATAAAAGTGTTTAGTATCTATATTACCCTTCGCAAGAAAGGGGTGGATGTATATAAAAAAATCATGGGTTAGGGGTAGGTATGCGAACGCTATTTCTCGTTGTGATTCTTCTGTGCTTCGCCTTCTTTCCTCTTGCTGCGGACGATGATCATAACGGTGTAAACATTGATGACCTTTTCGAGCTGCCTGCGGAAAGCGAAGAGCAGGATACCACAGAGCAGGAAGCCCAAGCGCCTCCTGAGGCTGCGGAAAGCAATGATGTGCTGAGTACTCTTCTCGATGACGATCGCTTTTTCTTTAAGGGCCAGTACAACTTTTCCTTTGGTTATTCGCCCGAACTTGCGTTCGATGATTTTAGCGACCTGGTTATCTACGACGCCGGTGCCACCGTCTCCCTCGATACCAGAATAAACTCCCGTTTTCGCGTCTTCCAATCCTACAGGATCGAACATCCGGATTACCTGTTTGATATTCCCGAGCTCTTCGGCGATTACACCCTTGGAAATCTTCTTTTCATGCGTTTCGGTATCCAAAAGATCTCCTGGGGAATTTCCTCCATCTTTCCCTTTACCAACCTTCCTGCCCGCCTCTCTGATGATTTCAACGACAGCCGGGACGATTTCTCCGAACGCTCCTTTAGTCTGAAAGTCGACTACCCCCTGGGAACCGGCGGCGTGGAACTTCTTGCCCTGACACGAAATGGCTTCCTCGACGACCCGGAGCACCCTCAAACATCTGAGGTCGGTTTTGGAGGGAAGATCAACATCGCAAACAGGCTTTTTGACCTCACAGTGGGTGATTTTTACCATGGTGAAATGCATAACCGCGCCTTCTACTCGCTGAAAACCACCCTCTTTGATCGGATAGAGCTCTACCAGGAGGGGCTGTGGGCCCATGCCACGGATGGCGAAAAGACGACGGCTCTCATCGCCGGGAAGGAGAAGATCGACAACGTCGACGACCTTTCCGCCAATATCGGCTTGTATATCGATTTTTTCGACGAACGTCTCCAGCTCCAGGGGGAATACTTTTTCAACGGGGAGGAGAGTGAGCTGGAGCTTGTCGATGTTACCTATCCCCTCTATTACGGCCACAATTATGCCCTCAACCTCGGGTTTAAGGCCTCGCCTTCGACAAGTTTGTTCCTCCAGGGGCGGTACAACCAATATACCGATTCCATGCTGCTTATCCCCGGGGCTCGCATAAAGCTTTACCCTGAGCTACAATGCTACGTTGCCGCTCCTCTGGTCTTCGGGCCAAAGACGGGTGGATATTATGTTGATAATCCCGATGCGAACGACCGGCGGGCTTTTCTCGTGCTTGCCGTCCGACTTTCCGGGACGGTCAAAAGGAACTGGTAATGGAAGATGATCTGGTGTCGATTATCACCCCCCTCTACAATGCGGAGGAATTCATTGCGGCAACGGCGCGGTCTGTCCTTGCCCAAAGCTACGAAGCATATGAATGGATCGTGGTGGATGATGGGTCCGGGGACGACTCTGTTGCTAGCTTGCAGAAGGCCGTCGGTGATAACGAAAAGGTGAAGATCATCAAACTTCCTGCCAACAAAGGGCCCATCGCGGCCCGCAATGCTGGTTTTGAGGCTGCCAGAGGCCGTTTTATCGCCTTCATCGATGCGGACGATCTATGGCTTCCCGAAAAGCTGGAGCTTCAGGTCGCCGCCATGAAAAGAAGCGGGGCGCCTTTGTCCTGCACCGGATATAAGAAGATTACCCGGGAAGGCTCCCTTACCACCGGTATCACCATTCCGATTCCCGAATACGGCTCTTATCGACGGCTGCTGCATTCCGATCACATTTGTGCCTCTTCTGCCATGTTCGATCGTTCCATTACCGGCGATATCAGGCAGTCCCACCAGGCACCGGTGGGGCGGGACGACTACCACTTTTTTCTGAGCATTGTGAAAGCCCACGGTTTTGTCTACGGCCTGAAGCGTGATCTGGTTCGTTTTCGGGTCTTTTCGGAATCTCTTACCGGGAACAAGTGGAAATCGGCGGGGCTTCAGTGGCAGCTCTATCGAAGGACCTACGGTTTTTCGATTTTCTCCTCGATGGAAAAATTCTGTGTTTATGCAGTAAAAGGATTTGCCAAGTACCTGTTATGATCACACTCGACGCTATTACCAAAGGCTATCAGCGGGGCAGTTCAGAAGTGGCGGCTCTCAGAGGAATTTCGATCAAGATCAAGAAGGGTGATTTTGTCGCCGTCGCCGGCCCCTCGGGATCGGGGAAGACCACCATGATGAATATCATCGGTCTTCTCGACCGACCTTCCTCCGGACGGCTCATGATCGAAGGTGTCCCGATGGATGATCTTTCCCGCCGTGAGCGTACCCGATTCCGGCGGGAGCATCTCGGCTTCATCTTTCAATCCTTCAACCTCATATCGGTCCTATCGGTTTTTGAAAATGTCGAATTGCCTCTTATCATCGCCCGCTCTCCCCTTTCTTCTTCTCAGCGGCGGAAGAAGGTAAGCGAGGTAATTAGGAGGGTAGGGCTCGACGGCAGGGAGGACCATAAACCCGCAGAGCTCTCCGGCGGACAGCAGCAGCGGGTAGCCATTGCCAGGGCACTGGTGACGGTTCCCACCCTCGTCATTGCCGATGAACCCACGGCAAACCTTGATTCGGCAACCGGGGAGAGGATCCTTTCGCTTATGAAAGAGATCAACCGGAATAACGGTACCACCTTCCTCTTTTCCACCCACGATCCGGTGATCAGGGACATGGCCGATCATGTGATTCTTCTCCACGACGGCAATGTCGAACGAGAGATCCTTGGAAGCGAGCGATAGACGATGTTCTTCCTGGTCATCAAATTCTTCGTGAAAAACTGGAAGAAGAATATGCTTGCCGCCCTTCTTCTTACGATGTTGACCTTTCTTTTTTTCATCGGCAATACCATCCTCAAGGAATCGGCAGAGGGGTTGCGGAACAGCTATACCGAGAATTTTACCGGCGACCTTGCAGTTTTTCCGCAGAGCGAGGAGTCCCTGAGCATCTTCGGGGTCAATAATCCCGCAATCGGGGAATTTTTCTCCATTCCGGTGTTAAAAAACCGCCGGGAGATCCAGGATATGCTGGATGCTAATGATAAAATCGACGCTTACACCTTTCAGCTCACCGGTTTCGCCGCCATGGATATTGCCGGCCGCCGTTACCAGAGCCTTATTTTTGGCGTTGATCCGGCCTCCTATTTTTCCTTCTTCCCCGGGATCGAGGTGACCGAGGGCTCCACGCTTCGTTCTCAGGAAAAGGGGCTGCTTCTTTCCGAAAAGCAGGCACAGCAGATCAAACGGGAGACCGGGCGCAGCCCCTCACCTGGTGATATGGTGATGCTCAGCTCCCTTGGGGAGATGGGCTTTCGCATTCTTGAGCTTCCTTTATGCGGGATCTATCGCAACCGCGGTGATATCGAACTGCTGAACGAGGTGGTTATAGCCGATGCCGATACTGTCCGGGCCTTGAACTCCGTCATGGTTGCCGGTGACTTTACTCCCGCGGATGACGCGGTCTCCCTGCTTGATGCGAATACACAGCTTGATGATCTCTTTGCTTCGCAGTTTATCGATGAACCGGAAGCGGCAGGTGGGGATCTTGGGGAGCTCTCCATCGATGAGCTGCGGAAGCAACTATCTTCCCCCAGAGCGAAGCGGCAGGGGGAGGGAAGCTGGAATTTTATGCTTCTTCGTACCGCTGCCGGCACCTCGTCCAAGGCCATTGCCAGGCAACTTCGCCCCCAGCTGTCGGCTCTCGGGGCCGAGCCGGTGCTCTGGCATCAGGCGGCCGGCCCTGCCGCCATGTTGGTCCTGCTGCTCCAGGCTCTTTTTAACGGAGGCTACTTTCTGGTGATGATAGCCGGGATTATCGGCATTGCCAACATGTTTCTCGTGGCCGTGTTCAGGCGTACTTCGGATATCGGAACCCTGAGGGCCGTCGGTGCCGAGGATCGTGATATCCGCCTGCTTGTCTACGGCGAGAATGTCGCGGTGGCTCTGGCCTCCGGAACAATCGGGGTGTTTCTTGCCTCTCTGCTTTTTGGGATAGTCAACAGTCGGGCCCTATCTATTGAGAATTCTCTTGTTGTGGCGTTGCTCGGTCGTTCGACCTTTCACTTCGAACCACATCTTGATACCGCCCTGGTAAGCATCCTCCTCTCCGTAGCGTCCGGCCTTGTAGCCTCTCTCTTTCCCGTTCGTAAAGCCCTGCAAATCGAGCCCGTTGTGGCCATGAGGAGGGGCTAAGGTGAGATTCTTTCATGCCATCGCTCTTTCGGCCCGCTACCTTTTCGGCCATTTTCGTAAGTACCTCTTTCTCTTCATTGCCCTAAGCTTCGGTTTTGCCTTTATCACCGTCATTACCTCCCTCTCCGCAGGCATGCGCGATGCCGTTTTCCAGGCCGCTCAGCTGCACTACGGCGGCGATCTCTTTGTCCTTGGCTTCGATCGCTCCCCCGAAATAATGATCCACGTGAAAGATGGTAAGGCGGTGGATGAGGCAATTGCTATATCTCAGCTAAATCCCCAAGCCGTTCTTTACCGCACCAACTGCTTTGAGACAGCCGCCCTTTATTTCAATGGGAAAGCGGTTAGGCAGAAAAATGTCTTTGGTGTCGACTGGGATGCCGAAGCATCGCTTTTCGATGCGGTGGATATGAGCCGCGGTGAGGATGAGGAGGTCAATCTTGATGGTGGTGATACCATCATCATTTCCGCACCCGTTGCCAAGCTGCTTGGGGCAAAGATCGGTGATACGGTGCTGCTTCAGGTCGATACGTTGACCGGACAAAAAAACAGCGCCGATCTTCGAATCGCGGGCATTATCAGCGATGCCTCGCTTTTCGGCTATTACCGAAGCTTCATGGACCGGCGGGCCCTTAACGCGCTTTTGGGAATGGATTCTGACGAATACTCCTCCGCCGGTCTCCTTTTTTCCGATTTGAAGGGGATTGATGAGAAGGCCGCACGGCTGCATAACTCCATCTCAAGCCTGTTGCAGTCGGCCCCCTACATGGCGGACCGGGATGATTTTTCCTATCAGCTGAGCCGGAGCTGGGATGGGGTTCGCTATTTTGTCCTATCCCTGCCGGTCTATGTCTCCCAGGTGACAGAGCTGCTGTTTGCTCTGCAGGGCGGCTCGTACATCCTCTTTGCCATGATGCTCCTGATCGTGTTTACCAGCAGCGTGCTTACCTATCGCCTTATCTTACATGAACGGCGAATGGAGTTTGCAACCATGCAGGCGATGGGCTTAGGGGAGGGGAGTCTCTTTGCCGTTCTTTTCTTCGAAGGGGCCATTCTTACCCTATTAAGTACCCTCTGCGGCTTCCTCTTTTCTCATGTCATACTGTTCATTCTTTCCCGTTTTTCCTATGATGCCATACCCGGCTTTGAGATCTTTTTGCGAAACGGCAGGCTCAGCGCCGAATTCTCTCCTGCCACCATTGCTGCCAATGTCGGGATTGTGCTTTCCGCCGTGGTGCTTGCCCTGTTGGGACCGGCGCTGAAGAGTCTTCGGGCCGATCTTGCCCAAGTCCTTGCCGGAGGTGAATGATGCGCAGATATATGTTTCTTTTGATTTTTACTATGGCGGCCGTCTCCGCTGCCTTCCCCCTCTTTGCCGTCGATTATCAAGCCTTGCTGAAAAAGGCCGATTCCCTCGTATCCTTTCCCGAGAGTGATTTTTCGGCCCGATATACCATCGTTCGTGATGTTCCTGGTGAGGGGCGCGATACCACCGAATGCGTTATCTTCAGGCGTGACGCGGAGGAGAAATATGTGATCCTGATCTCCGAGCCTGAGATCAACCGGGGCCAGGGCTATCTGAAACAGGGGGATACCCTCTGGTTCTATGATCCCGACAGCCGCAAATTCAACTCGACCAGTTCGAAAAGCCGCTTTCAAAACAGCAATGCCCGGAATTCCGATTTTACCCGTTCGACCCTTGCCGAAGATTACCGTGCCCTTCGCGGAGAGCGGACCAAGCTTGGGCGCTTCGATTGCTGGCTCTTGCGCCTGGAGGCTACCAACGATCAGGTAACCTATCCCATCATGAACATATGGATCAGCGACGACGGGCTTGTGCGCAAAACCGAGGATTACAGCCTATCGGGTACGCTGCTTCGAACTACCGCCATTCCCTCCTACCAAAGCCTCGGAACAAAACACATCCCCGGCTACATGCTTATCGTCGAGAATCTCGAGGGGGCGATGGTAAACGGCTCCTTTGTCAATGAGAAAACACAGATTACTATTACCCAGCCGACACTCAAAGAGCAGCCCAATTCCATTTATTCGAAGAATTTTCTCGAGCGCATGTCGCGTGAATGATGGGTGCTGATCAGGAGGACATTCTGAACTTCGTGTGCCTTTGACGATTTACCTTGCGGAATTTCAGGCCCCGGGGTGGACGGGGTTTTTTTGTGATGATTTTATATCACTATGATATATTCATGGGTCCTTTTAGTAGTGTCCCGAATATTGGTGGTAATGTGTCGTTTCCCCTGGAAAAAATCTTGCTTTTCCCCTCCTGCCTGTAATAAACGCTGAGAAAAAGAGTTAAGCTCCTTATACCACCAATATTCCTAACACTATATGCGCTTTCCAGCTAACAGGAAAAACATAGATGGTTAATTTTTGTCTAACAATTTTACTATAATATTGTTTATATGGTATATTAATTGTGTTCTTGGTGTAATATGAATTAATAATTTTACCGAGGTGGCGATGGGTACCGATTGGTTGGAACGACTGCAGGCCGGGGAAAGCGAGCTTTCCCGAACAGAACGGGATCTTGTTTCGTACATCAATAATCATCCCGAATTTGCTGTCTCACTTACCCAGTTGAAGCTTGCCGAGGCTGCCGGAGTAAGCAAGCCGGTAGTTATCAGCTGTTTTCGTAAGCTCGGCTTCGTTGATTATCGAAGCTTTCAGAATTCGATCGAACAATTCTTTTCTACGCAGATAGACGCCCTTCGTGCCTCTGAGCGTATGCAGGATCGGGTTCATTCCGTGGAAGAGCTTATCCATGAGGCCGCAGCGGTGGACATCCGCTCCCTTCAGCGGCTTGAGCGTTCGATCTCAGCGCAAACCCTCAACGACCTTGCCTCCCGTTGTTTTTCCGCCAGGACCCTCTATCTTTTCGGCGAGGGTACGGGCTACTATCCGGCTCACTACCTTGCTCAGCGCCTTCGGCGCTACGGGCGACAGGCCCTCATGGTGACCCAGGATCCGAGCCACCGCCCTGATCTCCTTCATCCGATGGGAAGTGACGACGTCCTTTTCCTTTTTCACTATAGCGACAACGATGCATGGCTGTGGCCGCTCCTCGATCTGGCACGTAAGCGATCGGTCTGGACCCTTCTGGTTTCGGCGACGATTCATCCCGACTATGTGGCCGGTGCTTCCTGCTTTCTTCACGTGCCCCGGGGTGAGTTCCAGTTCAAAAACAGCATTGCGGTACCCATGCATTTTGCCAACTTAGTCTTACTTGCCTGTGAACTGATCTATCGGAACGAGGTAAAGGAGCAACTTACGGCATTGGAAT
Coding sequences:
- a CDS encoding ABC transporter permease; amino-acid sequence: MKGLPLNTIQGKDFLKNLTANYSHWLSFIILLIVAIVVSPSFLAWNNIANLFVQGAVIGICAMGMSLVISAGMIDLSVGSIVALISGFGVSVLNNTHSIVLTLLFCIGSGVILGLVNGLLVTKGRIAPFIVTLATMSAWRSVINQMGQGGPFTVDNQMYAPFRNIAAGRFFGIPHLMIFFIIISFITAMLMSKTKFGTYVYAVGSNQQAARLSGINVDRIKMFIFTYAGTLYGLSAFLLASRLTSIQAASAGSGYEMDAIAAVAIGGTSMEGGKGKIIGTFLGVLMLRIINTVLIMANVPPFLNGLVTGIIIIVAVLAQSTKKGR
- a CDS encoding Gfo/Idh/MocA family protein → MNIGIVGAGAMAAYHVKGFKRAGASVLAVADFNKEKAESFGREFGIKKTCKTLEEMLQTFPELDAVSIATPNKFHASLAIEALEKGKHVYCEKPPARNAKELQGMIHAAENAKKILMFGFNNRARPEAQAMATYIREGVTGRINSAQATWIRRAGIPGFGGWFTDKELAGGGAVIDLLHMIDLALYFMGHPEPRQVLAVTFNDFMGNPHFKGPWGVADGTGKMNVETACHAMVTFQDGRCLLIRNSWAEMNEREEVSVTFQGAKAGGVVEGLFGRDGYDETIMYRNCLFTEEFGRQVNREIITERDETMGRIANAENFVQGITGEADVLNTPSEALVLMRIIDAIYESARTSRCISL
- a CDS encoding sugar phosphate isomerase/epimerase family protein, which translates into the protein MKRLITLASGQFGDLGLEELCALAQKMGYDGLELATHAHFDVQKALHDESYIPYVQQTLAKYGLACRAISAHLTGQCVCDLWDERLDNFAPSRLAGQPEAIRAWAIEEMKDTARAAQAFGVDVVNGFTGSPIWARWYSYPQTSAQMIDDGFKLVYDLWTPIFDVFDACGVTFALEVHPTEIAFDYYTTERLLELFEYRPTLGLNYDPSHLLWQGVDEVGFVRDFAQRVYHVHMKDVKMQKNDRAGILGSFLPFGDTRRAWDFVSIGHGDVDFDGIIRELNRAGYTGPLSVEWEDSGMDRETGATESCAYIKRMNFSPSSIAFDSALKNE
- a CDS encoding acyltransferase, yielding MFLTKPVNKLAKSPNIRIIYLDILKIFSAFAVIMIHIFAPALNFYTNRLSDLEVAICEIIRYFFSWSVPCFVMITGALLLNQEKELSYKKLFTRYIPRIIYALLVFGIPYAWLEILYDEKIFAIEQIGQVFMNILTGNLWDHMWYLYMLIGLYLILPIIKLFVKMADEKSLSISIVVLFIFNSIVPWFQHRTNIAIGIQFPISSIYIFYLLCGYLFSKKDIRNIILPLILIIIPLIIDILIAFDIIRWLDYSNDFNYSSPLIVCMSIGFFLLVKQYKKQIPIVENLSRLCFCIYLIHPLFINIMYKLLRFNPNYYPVGIIMPILMITVTSLSLVCSYILYKIHFLRKYVL
- a CDS encoding glycosyltransferase family 2 protein — encoded protein: MRLPVVTVSVIVTVYNTAPYLERCLDSLLAQSLEDLEIIVIDDASTDGSRDIAERYAEIDTRIHCIPLSENTPGGTGIPSNIGIRQARGRYVGFTDGDDWVEPELFETLYRAAEENEADFSLCDFYTAPEGCEPIAAYDRHHWSGLALSAPIDLDEESRRALLLLSPVPWRKLYRRNFLLSQQLFFPEGEFFFEDTPFHFFTVLAARRVILIDKPLYYHRLFRTGQSMEGGGTKFLAFIAHFGFMADFITSRGLWDQHGIDFIIMMLNNAYWVWDRLGRKERKAFFLDCNRLLHAHPSEKKRRKRFLRRDQRIAFYIVYKNMIKVFSIYITLRKKGVDVYKKIMG
- a CDS encoding glycosyltransferase family 2 protein, which translates into the protein MEDDLVSIITPLYNAEEFIAATARSVLAQSYEAYEWIVVDDGSGDDSVASLQKAVGDNEKVKIIKLPANKGPIAARNAGFEAARGRFIAFIDADDLWLPEKLELQVAAMKRSGAPLSCTGYKKITREGSLTTGITIPIPEYGSYRRLLHSDHICASSAMFDRSITGDIRQSHQAPVGRDDYHFFLSIVKAHGFVYGLKRDLVRFRVFSESLTGNKWKSAGLQWQLYRRTYGFSIFSSMEKFCVYAVKGFAKYLL